TCGGCAGCCTGCAAATGGGTGAATTCGCCGAGAACGTCGCGGGCGGCGTCGATACCTACACCCTGCGTCAGCCCATCGGCGTTTGCGCCGGCATCACCCCGTTCAACTTCCCAGCGATGATCCCGCTGTGGATGTTCCCGATGGCCATCGCCTGCGGCAACACCTTTGTGCTCAAGCCGTCCGAACAGGACCCGATGTCGACCATGCTGCTGGTGGAACTGGCAATCGAGGCCGGCGTTCCGGCAGGCGTGCTTAACGTGGTGCATGGCGGCAAGGACGTGGTGGACGCCCTTTGCACGCATAAAGATATCAAGGCGGTTTCCTTCGTCGGTTCGACCGCCGTCGGTACCCATGTCTATGACCTGGCCGGCAAACACGGCAAGCGCGTGCAATCGATGATGGGCGCGAAAAACCACGCCGTGGTTCTGCCAGATGCCAATCGCGTACAAGCACTGAATGCGCTGGTCGGCGCCGGTTTCGGCGCAGCGGGCCAACGTTGTATGGCCACGTCCGTGGTGGTGCTGGTGGGCGCGGCCAAACAATGGTTGCCGGACCTGAAAGCGCTGGCGCAAAAACTCACCGTGAATGCCGGCAGCGAGCCGGGCACTGACGTTGGCCCGGTGATCTCGAAAAAAGCCAAACAACGGATCCTCGATCTGATCGAGAGCGGCATCAAGGAAGGCGCCAAGCTGGAGCTGGATGGTCGCGACGTCACCGTTCCAGGCTTCGAGAAGGGCAACTTTGTCGGCCCGACCCTGTTCTCCGGCGTGACCACCGACATGCAGATCTACACCCAGGAAATTTTCGGCCCGGTGCTGGTGGTGCTGGAGGTCAACACGCTCGACGAGGCCATCGCACTGGTCAACGCCAACCCGTTCGGTAACGGCACCGGCCTGTTCACCCAAAGCGGTGCGGCGGCGCGCAAATTCCAGAGCGAAATCGATGTCGGCCAGGTCGGCATCAACATCCCGATTCCGGTGCCGGTCCCGTTCTTCAGCTTCACCGGTTCGCGCGGTTCCAAACTCGGCGACCTCGGCCCGTATGGCAAGCAAGTGGTGCAGTTCTACACTCAGACCAAGACAGTCACCAGTCGCTGGTTCGATGACGACAGCGTCAACGACGGTGTGAACACCACCATCAACTTGCGTTAAGGAGCCGGACATGAAAATCGCTTTTATCGGTCTCGGCAACATGGGCGCGCCGATGGCGCGCAACCTGATCAAGGCCGGCCATTCGCTGCGGCTGGTCGACCTGAACAAAACCGTTCTGGCCGAGCTGGAACAACTGGGCGGCAGCATCAGCGCGACAGCCCGTGAAGCCGCTCAAGGTGCAGAACTGGTGATCACCATGCTGCCCGCCGCTGTGCACGTGCGCAGTGTGTGGCTAGGTGAAGACGGCGTGCTGGCGGGGATCGCCAAAGGTGTGCCGGCCGTGGATTGCAGCACCATCGATCCGCAGACGGCGCGTGATGTAGCCGCTGCGGCAGCCAAACAGGGCGTGGCGATGGCCGACGCGCCGGTGTCTGGTGGCACTGGCGGCGCAGCGGCCGGGACGCTGACCTTCATGGTCGGCGCCACCCCCGAACTGTTTGCCACTCTGCAACCGGTGCTGGCGCAGATGGGTCGCAACATCGTCCATTGCGGCGAAGTCGGCACCGGGCAAATCGCCAAGATCTGCAACAACCTGCTGCTGGCGATCTCCATGGTCGGCGTCAGCGAAGCCATGGCGCTGGGTGATGCGCTCGGAATCGACACCACGGTGCTCGCCGGGATCATCAACAGTTCCACGGGGCGTTGCTGGAGTTCCGAGATGTACAACCCGTGGCCGGGCATCGTCGAAACGGCGCCGGCCTCGCGTGGTTATACCGGTGGTTTTGGTGCCGAACTGATGCTCAAGGATCTGGGGCTGGCCACGGAAGCGGCCCGTCAGGCGCACCAACCGGTGGTGCTCGGCGCGGTGGCCCAGCAGTTGTATCAGGCGATGAGTCAGCGTGGGGAGGGTGGCAAGGACTTCTCGGCGATCATCAACAGCTATCGCAAACCCCAATAAGGGCTTTGGTGAGGGGCTTTGGTGGTGAGGGAGCTTGCTCCCGCTGGTTCGCGAAGCGGACCCGTTCGGGGTTAATGCGGTGTATCGGTTAGGGCGCATTGGCTGACTGTACGACGGCTTCGCCGCCGAGCGGGAGCAAGCTCCCTCGCCACAGGTACTGCGTGTACGCATCGACATTTACCGGGAAATCACGTCGGGTGATCTCCCGGTTTTTTTGCATCAGGCAAACACGAAATACTTGCGCACGGTTTCAACCACTTCCCACGTGCCTTTCATGCCCGGCTCGATGACGAAAATATCACCGGCACGCAGATGGATCGGCTCCTTTCCTTCCGGGGTGATGATGCAGTAGCCCTCGCGGAAATCGCAGTATTCCCACTTCACGTATTCCACGTACCACTTGCCCGGCGTGCAGATCCAGGTGCCCATGATCTTGCTGCCGTCTTCGCTGGTGTAGGCATTGAGGTTGACGGTGTGCGGGTCGCCTTCGAGTTTTTCCCATTTGCAGGCGTCGAGGACCGGCAGGGGATGGGTGTCGCGAAGAACGGTAATCGGTGCGGACATGATGACTCCGAGCGTGAGGGAGAACTGAAGTCGCACCCTATAGGGCTTGGTGCGGCATCAGTTGTCTGTGCTCGACATCGGGGTGTCCAGAAACGCTCGTTCATGAGCGCGTCCCATAAAAAACGCCCCGGTATTCATCGAATGCCGGGGCGTTTTTTTATCAGTGTTTATTGCGCCACTGGCAGGTTTCGATGCCGCGCCATGCGCAGCCGGTAGCACCCGTAGATGACCAAGACCCACACCGGCATGGCGTACACCGAAGCGCGCACCGGTGGAATCATCCAGATGACACCGATGATCACGGCCATGAACGCCAGGCACAGGTAATTGGTGTACGGCGACCAGAAGGCCTTGAAGCCTGGCACGATGCCGCGCTGAACCATGGCCTTGCGAAACTTCAGGTGCGTGAGGCTGATGAGCGCCCAGTTGATCATCAGCGAGGCGACCACCAGGGCAAACAGCATCTCAAGCGCTTCATGCGGAGCGACGTAGTTGACCACCACGGCCAACATCGTGATCAGCGCCGATACGCCCAGCGCCAGTAACGGAACGCCTTGCTTGTTCAGCTTCATCAACACCTTGGGTGCATCGCCTTGTTCGGCCAGGCCATAGAGCATGCGGCTGTTGCAGTAGACGCCGCTGTTGTAGACCGAGAGCGCGGCGGTGAGTACCACGAAGTTGAGGATTTGCGCGGCGGTGTCGCTGCCTATCAAGGCAAAAATCTGCACGAACGGACTGCCGCTGTAGGCATCGCCCGAGGCGCCCAGTGTTTGTAGCAGTTGGTCCC
This DNA window, taken from Pseudomonas fluorescens NCIMB 11764, encodes the following:
- a CDS encoding cupin domain-containing protein; the encoded protein is MSAPITVLRDTHPLPVLDACKWEKLEGDPHTVNLNAYTSEDGSKIMGTWICTPGKWYVEYVKWEYCDFREGYCIITPEGKEPIHLRAGDIFVIEPGMKGTWEVVETVRKYFVFA
- the mmsB gene encoding 3-hydroxyisobutyrate dehydrogenase — encoded protein: MKIAFIGLGNMGAPMARNLIKAGHSLRLVDLNKTVLAELEQLGGSISATAREAAQGAELVITMLPAAVHVRSVWLGEDGVLAGIAKGVPAVDCSTIDPQTARDVAAAAAKQGVAMADAPVSGGTGGAAAGTLTFMVGATPELFATLQPVLAQMGRNIVHCGEVGTGQIAKICNNLLLAISMVGVSEAMALGDALGIDTTVLAGIINSSTGRCWSSEMYNPWPGIVETAPASRGYTGGFGAELMLKDLGLATEAARQAHQPVVLGAVAQQLYQAMSQRGEGGKDFSAIINSYRKPQ
- a CDS encoding CoA-acylating methylmalonate-semialdehyde dehydrogenase, whose translation is MNASLTPNETTVQKVKLLIDGEWVESQTSEWHDIVNPATQQVLAKVPFATAQEVDAAISAAHRAFQTWKLTPIGARMRIMLKLQALIREHSKRIAVVLSNEQGKTIADAEGDIFRGLEVVEHACSIGSLQMGEFAENVAGGVDTYTLRQPIGVCAGITPFNFPAMIPLWMFPMAIACGNTFVLKPSEQDPMSTMLLVELAIEAGVPAGVLNVVHGGKDVVDALCTHKDIKAVSFVGSTAVGTHVYDLAGKHGKRVQSMMGAKNHAVVLPDANRVQALNALVGAGFGAAGQRCMATSVVVLVGAAKQWLPDLKALAQKLTVNAGSEPGTDVGPVISKKAKQRILDLIESGIKEGAKLELDGRDVTVPGFEKGNFVGPTLFSGVTTDMQIYTQEIFGPVLVVLEVNTLDEAIALVNANPFGNGTGLFTQSGAAARKFQSEIDVGQVGINIPIPVPVPFFSFTGSRGSKLGDLGPYGKQVVQFYTQTKTVTSRWFDDDSVNDGVNTTINLR